A window of the Streptomyces finlayi genome harbors these coding sequences:
- a CDS encoding GntR family transcriptional regulator, which yields MPEHSPDPYAPHAPYMRVLDALTADIKAGRLGPGDRIPSEADLCERHKVARETARRAVRILRERGVIRTEWGRGSFVAERATEDERQGDA from the coding sequence ATGCCTGAGCACTCGCCCGACCCGTACGCGCCGCACGCTCCGTATATGCGGGTGCTGGACGCGCTCACGGCAGATATCAAGGCGGGCAGGCTCGGGCCGGGCGACCGCATCCCTTCCGAAGCTGATCTGTGCGAGCGGCACAAGGTAGCTCGGGAGACTGCCCGCCGAGCCGTGAGGATTCTCCGGGAACGCGGAGTCATCCGGACCGAATGGGGGCGGGGGTCGTTCGTCGCCGAGCGTGCCACCGAGGACGAGCGCCAGGGCGACGCGTAG